From the Serratia nematodiphila DZ0503SBS1 genome, one window contains:
- a CDS encoding LLM class flavin-dependent oxidoreductase encodes MKLGAFLMPAHPRYRSLHDGHYHDLDTLSFLDKIGFDEAWIGEHYTMPAEPCPSPDLLIAQAILQTERIKLAPGAFMLPFHHPAELAHRICWLDHISKGRLMVGIGASGTTLDLDMFDIDHKSGVHREMTAESIAIMMRFWNSDGPFEFKGKYWTARRPADQWDKTSGYHLKPYQSPHPPVGVTGLSPSSSTLKIAGRNGWIPISFCFTPQYLHTHWQVVEEGAALNGRAPPARDTWRVSRPILIADTDAQAWRLAVEGEMGRYFREDYLPMIAGNKALGLFKHHPDVPDSEVTVEYCAKHCWLLGSPETVRERIEEMQTLSGGFGVLHVMGFDHLDELEPVRESHRALQEIATKYFA; translated from the coding sequence ATGAAACTTGGCGCATTTTTAATGCCGGCACATCCGCGTTATCGCTCGTTGCACGATGGGCATTACCACGATCTTGATACCTTGAGTTTTTTGGACAAAATCGGCTTCGATGAGGCCTGGATTGGCGAGCATTATACGATGCCGGCTGAACCGTGCCCTTCTCCAGATTTACTCATTGCTCAAGCCATTTTGCAGACTGAGCGCATAAAATTGGCGCCGGGCGCCTTTATGCTGCCGTTTCATCATCCAGCCGAGTTGGCTCACCGCATTTGCTGGCTGGATCATATCTCTAAGGGGCGATTAATGGTGGGAATTGGCGCCAGCGGTACCACTTTGGATCTCGACATGTTCGACATAGATCATAAGTCGGGTGTGCATCGGGAGATGACGGCAGAATCGATAGCGATCATGATGCGATTTTGGAATAGCGATGGGCCATTCGAATTTAAAGGTAAGTATTGGACAGCGCGTCGGCCGGCGGATCAGTGGGATAAAACCTCCGGTTATCACCTCAAGCCCTATCAATCACCCCATCCGCCAGTAGGAGTGACCGGCCTTTCACCTTCATCCTCGACGTTGAAGATTGCCGGTCGTAATGGCTGGATCCCTATCAGCTTTTGTTTTACACCGCAGTATCTTCATACCCATTGGCAAGTTGTTGAAGAGGGCGCTGCGTTGAATGGAAGGGCGCCGCCGGCCAGGGATACGTGGCGTGTCAGTCGTCCTATTCTGATCGCTGACACAGATGCGCAAGCGTGGCGGCTCGCCGTCGAAGGCGAGATGGGACGCTACTTTCGTGAGGATTACTTGCCGATGATCGCCGGCAACAAGGCGCTTGGTTTGTTCAAACACCATCCTGATGTGCCAGACAGTGAAGTCACCGTCGAGTATTGCGCCAAGCATTGTTGGCTCCTTGGCTCGCCGGAGACGGTACGTGAACGCATAGAAGAAATGCAGACGCTGTCGGGCGGATTCGGCGTGTTGCATGTCATGGGGTTCGATCATTTGGATGAATTGGAACCCGTGCGCGAAAGCCATCGCGCATTGCAAGAGATCGCCACGAAATATTTCGCCTGA
- a CDS encoding primase 1D-like protein encodes MTLENHPYQFVKHLFKKEGAIFSFSKYIYTPDSLFDERQVIKIDSFKINSDWLEDMLHSLAEKQELAINSSVIIKNRKYHIPMIDFMCKRLSGTDIFDRMRYYLPHKVIANMAIYHSGTSYHAYSNTLISPKEWLEFMYRLLLVNRAHEEELIDSRWIAHRLMGGYGSLRWSNNTALYKGSPTRIQYP; translated from the coding sequence ATGACCTTAGAAAACCACCCCTATCAATTTGTAAAGCATCTATTCAAGAAAGAAGGTGCTATATTTTCCTTTAGCAAATATATATATACCCCGGATTCTTTATTTGATGAAAGACAGGTGATAAAAATTGATTCATTCAAAATAAACAGTGATTGGCTTGAGGACATGCTACATTCTCTTGCGGAAAAACAAGAGTTGGCAATAAACTCCAGCGTCATAATAAAAAACAGGAAATATCATATTCCCATGATAGACTTCATGTGTAAAAGGCTATCAGGAACAGATATTTTCGATAGAATGAGATATTACCTTCCGCATAAAGTAATAGCAAACATGGCTATTTATCATAGCGGGACCTCTTACCATGCATACTCGAATACACTAATATCACCGAAGGAGTGGCTTGAGTTTATGTACCGACTACTTCTTGTAAATAGAGCTCATGAAGAGGAACTTATAGATAGCCGTTGGATAGCGCATCGACTTATGGGAGGATATGGTTCATTAAGATGGTCTAATAACACCGCTTTATACAAGGGGTCACCAACTAGAATTCAATATCCTTAG
- the dgt gene encoding dGTP triphosphohydrolase, with translation MEKNQFNKILSLVSSDRLRTSNTGNGDLLIATESDKGRVINSASFRRLQQKAQVFSLESNAAVRSRLTHSIEVSQLGRYLAQSIVKKAANTDTGYRELTSFVNTVETACLLHDIGNPPFGHLGESAIKEFFSHKHSNENLSNFDGNPQGFRLVSFLNGHDSYGFNLTTSLLLSIVKYPWTYIDNPDENKIGMFTSEYPSYEMACESLKWNVGKKFPLMLLMDAADEIAYSMSDLEDGLEKKLFRIEEIKSEFGPARFERNASINPMVNFKTSIINDLVAHAADNFTINLDEIMEGGNVKLINKKSEIGELLSQVNNFARDNIYCHEEIEKIELSGRCVIKGLLSHFNELLVLDHDKFELLVNKDKKAIRARKLDFESRIFNRLPWSYVEKYKEARNRCDSDEMQARQHLVVDFISGMTDDFSLETYQILEGIKIK, from the coding sequence ATGGAAAAGAATCAATTCAATAAGATCTTATCACTAGTGTCCTCGGATAGACTTCGCACATCAAATACTGGTAATGGTGATTTATTAATAGCTACTGAAAGCGATAAAGGTAGAGTAATAAATTCTGCGTCATTCCGCCGTCTTCAGCAAAAGGCTCAAGTGTTTTCTTTAGAGTCAAATGCAGCTGTTCGCTCCAGATTGACCCACTCTATAGAGGTATCTCAATTAGGACGATACCTGGCTCAAAGTATCGTAAAAAAAGCTGCTAATACAGATACAGGCTACAGAGAGCTAACATCATTTGTTAACACTGTTGAAACTGCCTGTTTACTTCATGATATAGGTAACCCTCCTTTTGGCCACCTTGGCGAGTCTGCAATAAAAGAGTTCTTTAGCCACAAGCACAGTAACGAAAACCTCAGTAACTTTGATGGTAATCCACAAGGATTTCGGTTGGTCAGTTTTTTAAATGGCCATGACTCATATGGATTCAATTTAACAACGAGTCTTTTACTTTCAATTGTCAAGTATCCTTGGACATACATAGATAATCCAGACGAAAATAAAATAGGAATGTTTACCAGTGAATATCCGTCGTACGAAATGGCATGTGAATCTCTTAAATGGAATGTAGGTAAAAAATTCCCTTTAATGTTACTAATGGATGCAGCCGATGAAATCGCCTATTCGATGAGTGATCTTGAGGATGGCTTGGAGAAAAAATTATTTAGAATAGAAGAAATAAAAAGTGAATTCGGACCTGCTCGTTTCGAGAGAAATGCCAGCATAAATCCCATGGTCAATTTTAAGACATCAATAATTAATGATCTAGTGGCACATGCCGCTGATAACTTCACAATAAACCTAGACGAGATAATGGAAGGTGGCAATGTGAAATTAATAAATAAAAAAAGTGAAATTGGTGAGCTTTTGAGCCAGGTCAACAACTTTGCAAGAGATAATATATACTGCCACGAAGAAATTGAAAAAATAGAGTTGTCTGGGAGATGTGTTATAAAAGGACTTTTATCTCACTTTAATGAACTATTGGTTTTAGATCATGATAAATTCGAATTATTGGTTAATAAAGACAAAAAAGCAATCAGGGCAAGAAAATTAGATTTCGAATCAAGAATATTTAATAGACTCCCGTGGAGTTATGTTGAAAAGTATAAAGAGGCTAGAAACAGATGTGATAGTGACGAAATGCAGGCAAGACAGCATCTAGTTGTTGACTTCATCTCTGGAATGACTGATGATTTTTCTTTAGAAACATATCAAATACTAGAGGGGATTAAAATAAAATGA
- a CDS encoding cysteine hydrolase family protein, with translation MQRQKTTLPPNRTRRFAVLVIDMQYDFLDEGGPVPCEGGRAIIAPLQVLLNFARGAGIPVIYTQESHRVNRVDFGRELDYGETLHCLEGSRGVEIIADLSPQVGDQVLIKRRYSAFFATDLDLLLRGIGVDTVVLTGVATDVCVRATAQDAMQLDYRVIVPRECVAGTRHVRHEAALENIGYVFGRIQSLAEVMNLLRVGLEEA, from the coding sequence ATGCAACGTCAAAAAACAACTCTGCCCCCCAATCGGACACGTCGATTCGCCGTTTTGGTGATCGACATGCAATACGACTTTCTGGATGAAGGTGGTCCTGTTCCTTGCGAAGGAGGGAGGGCGATTATCGCGCCGCTGCAAGTTTTATTGAACTTTGCGCGCGGTGCGGGCATCCCGGTGATCTATACCCAGGAAAGTCACCGCGTCAACCGTGTGGACTTCGGCCGGGAGCTTGACTACGGCGAGACACTTCATTGCCTCGAAGGGAGCCGTGGCGTTGAGATCATCGCAGACTTGTCCCCACAGGTTGGCGATCAGGTATTAATCAAACGCCGTTACAGTGCGTTCTTCGCCACCGATTTGGATCTTTTGCTGCGCGGGATAGGGGTAGATACCGTCGTTCTGACCGGTGTTGCCACGGATGTTTGTGTTCGTGCAACTGCTCAGGACGCCATGCAATTAGATTATCGCGTCATAGTGCCGCGCGAGTGCGTCGCGGGCACGCGTCATGTGCGACATGAGGCGGCGCTTGAGAACATCGGTTATGTATTTGGCCGTATTCAGAGCTTGGCAGAGGTTATGAATCTCTTGCGGGTGGGGTTGGAGGAGGCATGA